Proteins found in one Cryptococcus neoformans var. grubii H99 chromosome 14, complete sequence genomic segment:
- a CDS encoding cell cycle arrest protein BUB2, giving the protein MSTSTEIYDSLRSILSPPLISRHRSSSEISDGLKRIRRIILTEGIPEVPDRLPLRPRIWKLLLKVDSLQTEDYLRWVSMGPSSDSHKIKNDTFRTLATDTQFKGKVKEDMLIRLLEAFVWKITSAETANESQPFKYVQGMNVLSAPFLFTLPSQLEAFQCFSTFIENGCPLYVQPSLKGVHKGLTLLDRCLEVVDPELYDRLASKNLKAEIYAFPSVMTFCACTPPLEEVLRLWDFLLAFGLHLNILCVIAQLLLIRQDLMDSPSPMKILRTFPSLDARPVIGVTVALVKDIPEELYRELVAHPFSC; this is encoded by the exons ATGTCCACGTCAACTGAGATATACGACTCCCTACGCTCCATACTCAGCCCTCCTCTCATCTCACGACATCGATCGTCATCCGAAATATCAGATGGCCTCAAGAGGATACGCAGAATAATTTTAACGGAGGGTATACCAGAAGTC CCTGATCGCCTTCCGCTGCGTCCGAGAATATGGAAGCTCTTGCTCAAAGTGGACAGCCTCCAGACAGAAGATTATCTACGCTGGGTGTCCATGGGCCCTTCTTCTGATAGTCACAAAA TCAAAAACGACACATTCCGGACACTGGCGACTGATACTCAATTCAAGGGCAAAGTAAAAGAGGACATGTTGATAAGGTTGTTGGAAGCTTTTGTCTGGAAAATTACCT CGGCAGAGACAGCAAATGAATCCCAGCCATTCAAATACGTCCAAGGGATGAACGTCCTCTCTGCTCCCTTCCTGTTCACCCTGCCCTCTCAGCTCGAAGCTTTTCAGTGTTTCTCAACGTTCATCGAGAACGGTTGTCCACTCTACGTACAGCCGTCTTTGAAAGGTGTCCACAAGGGTCTTACC CTGCTGGATAGGTGTTTAGAGGTCGTTGACCCCGAGCTATATGATAGATTAGCGAGCAAGAACCTTAAAGCAGAGATTTATGCTTTCCCAT CAGTCATGACATTCTGCGCTTGTACTCCGCCCTTGGAAGAAGTCCTTCGCCTATGGGA TTTCCTCTTGGCATTCGGCTTGCATCTCAACATACTCTGTGTTATTGCCCAATTATTGCTTATACGTCAAGACCTGATGGATTCACCCTC ACCGATGAAAATCCTCCGAACATTCCCTTCGCTAGATGCACGGCCCGTCATCGGCGTGACCGTTGCCCTCGTAAAAGATATACCGGAAGAGCTGTACCGAGAACTGGTAGCTCATCCTTTCTCCTGTTAA
- a CDS encoding histone-lysine N-methyltransferase SUV39H, variant 1: MRKSTVVDLTLSDSDEAVESVNLLPGSSSTPDRAAQAGISDKQPSLRRRPRPFMSIADSSSPPENQNVISFLGNHSQEIGELPSPPLVEDRAAPNKMELGGENIAGQNNEANAAQAAVPVSGTPSLTLSSNRPQSVSGAQLVVASSSRSAINSPPRRTPSIPQQSPSSRATPCRSASIASSRSRPPTPPLPATQSTPVTVSRRLASPILSPVQAVSSAIISPTIPSIPSHASLSDPTILSPPSATSAPPNSPIPSTSTTVQTPAAALTYARPSTSAAPLPVMPISVTPATTSPAGPGPSALQSASEATKSSDQKESPRKTNSKQPSSPSSTHGRWTDTRLFHTPSNLSATSGKSSAASSRSKSRAPLSSRAAMSDNVAGPSKTTSVSSTHPPSRASPSSLPSQSQRQVHPRPPSRDGVGKREKKSKTLSSGTGQSTPSKFSLPTSDVASNQKNKSTGLNALPKKPSSTPTSSIPQRTSTLATAMAIRPFVRSPTPPSPQSSSEASRSIQTSRGAVKAAQNQDKIHPLSTALSISSHSREATTKATTLFHTTSSPPSPSQSTSAPTKSHVVWNAQKLGTTVLSSERIHLSRGKSQTSDSVVAPAASQTAASLSYPAGTSGGAREADKKAVETSFHAGPSSADFEAFVQPSTSAIAPTTVRPSVAPPEDAPVLKSGSIIHPLFRAASAIGDQNAFTKTEAVGDVLSQGSKGRASSPRITTTGAVSHLAPHVDLGSKIKPTAAPSLFASGVTTKNVDDQDSAQPQNQTPLPSAISVSSKKNHGSLSKESSIKSAASFISSSSTLGDSVSGLGRKSHHKSTQSMPQSPLPTTNTNNSSGIEVNSWLNPQPFGPSFAASHLSIHAKKKWKERERGKEREKEKVREKEKAEEENEQLRQRRIADLEKLSANLELYKRRMDVESRTRSIPRADGETRKRPPSPGISVSTDAEVRVVKRSKPTWAIAPEGGHVAPAMEKESANVNKKAADAIKINHQPASSYAPAFATPASPAKATRTPLSVTAGLGPPVNSSSSTSTPSLLSRSINLGILRDKPKDHMDDDDGDDSAGGLPVRKTGKNGAVEEQVEQVRLDLDDVSIHGSSPAAPLSIFTSRFRDVSITPSRIQKTLEESDNDVPIQRYAVKVNGKQKAQRSKDKSYGSESENDVPLNWPSRKGKGRTAPEPQDSSETQRDDDDVNLGSGDGEERPSDDDSIPVPPAPLFKDRTAHVRQPLQTLFKGGIVAKHSYQRPLAKASAVSPVPSANRPSPAPSAKADLLPQKRKRRLKKITSQQWQHIAQNSLSDVDDLLGESSKKRLSPENAEKLGADLSKLTRPRVFSIVSRSEPRTKREPIEEDNNEYFTDSDSHTSDVALFSQHPDPPPPPERIREAKRNFDTRNIDPWNRQKHTFRSNPALHRAIFEAYIMQSTSMEESGGDDIKVTNDVDADGGPPDFEFVYSDTMLYPDGIPPPELGLGCDCDGPCDPDSETCTCVKRQELYFYDLGLKGFAYDENGKIRENSASIWECNELCGCPPECMNRVIQRGRARDTGIEIFKTKEKGWGIRARSFIPSGTYIGSYTGELIREAESERRGVTYTAIGRTYVFDLDGWQIRHPPKGLEKIDKRAAELAEAVKMRARAAMRESQEDAYNAYSVDAFHYGNFTRYFNHSCDPNLAITQAYVKDFHPERPLLVIFTRRDIKKHEELCISYKGIPDDDDIPSPEPVKKKKGGKGKKQMSKTSASAHPPEMTALNSDKGLVEVKDICRCGAKNCDGRMFNYGP; encoded by the exons ATGAGAAAGTCTA CTGTAGTTGACTTGACATTGTCCGACTCTGACGAGGCCGTTGAATCCgtcaatctccttcccgGCTCGAGTTCGACCCCCGATCGGGCAGCGCAAGCGGGAATATCAGACAAGCAACCAAGCCTTAGACGGCGTCCAAGACCATTCATGTCTATAGCGGattcctcttcaccaccaGAAAATCAGAATGTCATTAGTTTTTTGGGGAATCATTCTCAAGAGATAGGAGAGCTGCCTAGTCCGCCTCTAGTTGAGGATCGTGCGGCGCCGAATAAAATGGAACTTGGTGGGGAGAACATTGCTGGTCAGAATAATGAGGCTAATGCTGCTCAAGCTGCGGTGCCTGTGTCTGGGACGCCTTCATTAACATTAAGTTCAAACAGACCGCAATCGGTCTCTGGGGCTCAACTTGTTGTGGCTTCCTCTAGCAGATCTGCCATCAATTCTCCTCCCAGACGAACCCCTTCAATACCCCAACAGTCACCTTCGTCTCGTGCGACACCCTGCAGATCTGCCAGTATTGCGTCTTCCCGTTCAAGGCCCCCAACTCCTCCATTACCAGCAACACAGTCAACACCTGTAACTGTATCAAGGCGTCTAGCGTCCCCAATCCTCTCCCCTGTACAGGCTGTTTCATCAGCTATCATCTCGCCCACCATACCTTCAATACCCTCACACGCTTCACTTTCCGATCCTACAATACTTTCGCCGCCTTCAGCTACATCAGCACCTCCAAATTCCCCAATACCTTCTACATCCACTACAGTCCAGACTCCTGCAGCTGCTTTAACTTATGCACGCCCATCAACTTCTGCAGCGCCTTTACCTGTGATGCCTATATCCGTTACACCCGCTACAACTTCTCCAGCTGGTCCCGGACCATCAGCTCTTCAATCCGCTTCAGAAGCCACCAAATCATCTGACCAAAAAGAATCGCCAAGGAAAACGAACTCCAAACAACCGTCTTCCCCTTCAAGTACCCATGGCCGGTGGACGGATACACGGCTATTTCACACTCCTTCTAATCTGTCAGCTACATCTGGGAAATCTTCAGCAGCTTCGTCGAGATCGAAATCTCGGGCACCGTTATCTAGTCGTGCGGCTATGAGTGACAATGTTGCTGGTCCCTCGAAAACGACTTCTGTTTCATCAACCCATCCGCCATCTAGAGcctcaccttcatcccTACCCTCACAGTCACAAAGGCAAGTTCACCCAAGGCCACCATCCCGTGACGGCGtaggaaagagggagaagaaatcCAAGACGCTTTCTTCAGGTACTGGCCAAAGTACACCCTCAAAGTTCTCCTTACCAACTTCCGATGTGGCCTCAAATCAGAAAAATAAATCGACTGGTCTTAACGCGCTACCAAAAAAGCCGTCCAGTACACCGACCTCAAGTATCCCGCAGAGAACCAGTACATTGGCCACGGCCATGGCCATACGTCCATTTGTTCGATCAccaactcctccttccccccAATCGTCGTCTGAAGCTTCCCGATCTATCCAAACTTCTAGAGGAGCGGTAAAAGCCGCTCAAAATCAAGATAAAATTCATCCATTATCGACGGCATTGTCCATATCTTCCCATTCTAGGGAAGCAACGACAAAGGCCACCACACTTTTCCACACCACAAGTTCACCACCATCGCCCTCTCAATCTACTTCAGCGCCCACAAAATCGCACGTGGTATGGAATGCTCAAAAGTTAGGAACAACAGTACTTTCCAGCGAAAGGATACATCTTTCTAGAGGGAAGAGTCAGACAAGCGATTCTGTGGTTGCTCCGGCAGCTTCCCAGACTGCAGCCTCCTTGTCATATCCGGCAGGGACATCAGGTGGAGCTCGAGAGGCCGATAAGAAAGCCGTGGAAACCTCTTTTCACGCAGGACCATCCTCTGCTGATTTTGAGGCATTTGTACAGCCTTCTACAAGCGCTATCGCACCCACGACTGTGCGTCCCTCGGTGGCTCCACCTGAAGATGCTCCTGTTCTGAAGTCTGGTTCTATaatccatcctctctttcgCGCTGCGTCTGCAATTGGAGATCAGAATGCTTTTACCAAGACAGAAGCAGTTGGTGATGTGTTGTCACAAGGATCAAAGGGTCGGGCATCATCACCCCGAATAACAACTACTGGAGCAGTCTCGCATTTGGCGCCGCATGTTGATTTAGGCTCGAAAATTAAACCGACAGCAGCGCCGTCGCTCTTCGCGTCAGGTGTAACTACCAAAAACGTCGATGATCAGGATTCTGCGCAGCCACAAAACCAGACACCTCTTCCGTCAGCTATCTCTGTTtcgtcaaagaagaacCATGGGTCATTGTCCAAAGAGTCGAGCATCAAATCTGCTGCGTCATTTATCTCCAGTTCAAGCACCTTAGGCGATTCGGTCTCCGGACTCGGTAGAAAATCGCATCACAAATCGACGCAATCGATGCCCCAAAGTCCGCTCCCGACGACTAATACCAACAATAGTAGTGGTATAGAGGTCAACTCTTGGCTTAACCCGCAACCTTTCGGTCCTTCTTTCGCCGCTTCTCATTTGAGTATACATGCCAAGAAAAAgtggaaagaaagggaaagagggaaggagagggaaaaggaaaaggttcgagagaaggaaaaggcggaagaagagaatgagCAGTTGAGGCAAAGACGAATAGCAGATTTGGAGAAGCTCTCGGCAAATCTGGAACTCTATAAAAGACGTATGGACGTTGAATCCCGAACCCGTTCGATTCCTCGTGCGGATGGTGAAACCAGAAAGCGGCCGCCAAGTCCAGGAATCAGCGTAAGCACTGATGCGGAGGTGAGGGTTGTAAAGAGGAGCAAACCAACGTGGGCTATCGCGCCTGAAGGTGGACATGTCGCTCCTGCaatggagaaagaaagtgCAAATGTCAATAAGAAGGCAGCGGATGCCATCAAAATCAACCATCAACCGGCATCGTCTTATGCTCCCGCGTTTGCTACCCCTGCCTCACCTGCTAAGGCAACTAGAACTCCTCTATCTGTTACTGCCGGCTTGGGACCACCAGTCAATTCTTCCAGTTCAACCAGTACGCCTTCATTGCTTAGTCGTTCGATTAATTTAGGCATACTAAGGGATAAACCGAAAGATCATATGGACGATGACGACGGAGATGATTCGGCTGGTGGGTTGCCAGTCAGGAAAACCGGGAAAAATGGTGCTGTCGAGGAGCAAGTGGAGCAAGTCCGTCTGGATCTGGATGATGTCTCTATACACGGTAGTTCCCCGGCTGCGCCACTTTCTATTTTCACTTCACGGTTTAGGGATGTGTCTATCACGCCCTCTCGGATTCAAAAGACGTTAGAGGAGTCAGATAACGATGTTCCTATCCAACGGTATGCTGTGAAGGTAAATGGGAAACAGAAGGCGCAACGCAGCAAGGATAAGAGTTATGGAAGCGAGAGTGAGAATGATGTTCCTCTTAACTGGCCTtcaagaaaaggaaaggggagaACCGCTCCTGAACCTCAGGATAGTTCAGAAACACAAagggatgatgacgatgtgAATTTGGGATCAGGcgatggagaggagaggcCCAGCGACGACGATTCTATTCCTGTTCCACCGGCTCCCCTATTCAAAGATCGCACTGCTCATGTACGACAGCCCTTGCAGACACTTTTTAAAGGCGGAATTGTCGCAAAACATAGCTACCAGCGCCCTCTTGCCAAAGCTTCTGCTGTTTCCCCTGTTCCGAGTGCCAATCGCCCCTCCCCTGCGCCCTCTGCCAAAGCCGATCTGTTGCCCCAAAAGCGCAAACGTAGGCTCAAGAAGATTACCAGCCAGCAATGGCAACACATCGCACAGAACTCTCTGTCAGATGTTGACGACCTGCTAGGCGAATCttcaaagaagaggttgagTCCGGAGAATGCAGAGAAGCTCGGTGCCGATCTTTCTAAGCTCACAAGGCCTCGTGTTTTCTCTATCGTTTCTCGCTCAGAGCCCAGGACAAAGAGAGAACCtattgaagaagataatAATGAGTACTTTACGGATTCTGACTCACATACATCTGACGTCGCATTATTTTCCCAACATCCCgaccctcctcctcctccagagCGCATTCGCGAAGCGAAACGCAATTTCGATACGCGTAACATCGATCCATGGAACAGGCAGAAGCACACTTTTCGATCCAACCCGGCTTTGCATCGTGCCATCTTTGAGGCATATATTATGCAGTCTACGTCAATGGAAGAGTCGGGCGGAGATGATATCAAGGTGACGAATGATGTCGACGCTGATGGTGGTCCGCCGGACTTTGAGTTTGTATATTCAGATACTATGTTATATCCGGACGGTATACCACCGCCAGAGCTAGGTTTAGGGTGCGATTGTGATGGGCCTTGTGATCCGGATTCTGAGACTTGTACTTGTGTAAAGAGGCAAGAGCTTTACTTTTATGATCTAGGCTTGAAAGGTTTCGCATATGATGA AAATGGCAAAATCAGAGAGAACTCTGCTTCCATTTGGGAGTGTAACGAACTATGTGGATGTCCTCCTGAGTGTATGAATCGC GTCATCCAACGAGGCCGTGCCAGGGATACCGGAATAGAGATTTTTAAGACtaaagaaaaaggttgGGGCATCCGCGCTCGGTCATTCATACCCAGTGGAACATACATCGGCAGTTACACAGGAGAATTGATTAGGGAGGCGGAAAGTGAACGGCGAGGAGTTACCTACACCGCCATTGGTCGAAC ATACGTTTTCGACCTTGACGGATGGCAAATTCGGCACCCACCCAAggggttggagaagattgataAACGCGCCGCGGAATTGGCTGAAGCGGTGAAAATGAGAGCCAGAGCTGCAATGCGGGAGAGTCAAGAAGATGCTTATAATGCGTATAGTG TGGATGCCTTCCATTATGGG AAC TTTACCCGCTACTTT AACCACTCATGCGATCCCAATTTGGCGATTACCCAAGCATACGTCAAGGACTTTCATCCAGAACGACCATT ACTTGTGATCTTTACTCGCCGAGATATTAAAAAGCACGAAGAACTTTGTATCAGTTACAAGGGTATACCC gacgacgatgacaTTCCATCCCCAGAACCtgtcaaaaagaagaaggggggTAAGGGCAAGAAACAGATGTCTAAGACATCTGCTTCGGCACATCCGCCAGAGATGACGGCTTTGAATTCAGACAAAGGCCTGGTGGAAGTGAAGGATATCTGTCGATG TGGAGCGAAGAATTGTGATGGAAGAATGTTCAACTACGGCCCCTAG
- a CDS encoding cell cycle arrest protein BUB2, variant — protein sequence MSTSTEIYDSLRSILSPPLISRHRSSSEISDGLKRIRRIILTEGIPEVPDRLPLRPRIWKLLLKVDSLQTEDYLRWVSMGPSSDSHKIKNDTFRTLATDTQFKGKVKEDMLIRLLEAFVWKITSAETANESQPFKYVQGMNVLSAPFLFTLPSQLEAFQCFSTFIENGCPLYVQPSLKGVHKGLTLLDRCLEVVDPELYDRLASKNLKAEIYAFPFMTFCACTPPLEEVLRLWDFLLAFGLHLNILCVIAQLLLIRQDLMDSPSPMKILRTFPSLDARPVIGVTVALVKDIPEELYRELVAHPFSC from the exons ATGTCCACGTCAACTGAGATATACGACTCCCTACGCTCCATACTCAGCCCTCCTCTCATCTCACGACATCGATCGTCATCCGAAATATCAGATGGCCTCAAGAGGATACGCAGAATAATTTTAACGGAGGGTATACCAGAAGTC CCTGATCGCCTTCCGCTGCGTCCGAGAATATGGAAGCTCTTGCTCAAAGTGGACAGCCTCCAGACAGAAGATTATCTACGCTGGGTGTCCATGGGCCCTTCTTCTGATAGTCACAAAA TCAAAAACGACACATTCCGGACACTGGCGACTGATACTCAATTCAAGGGCAAAGTAAAAGAGGACATGTTGATAAGGTTGTTGGAAGCTTTTGTCTGGAAAATTACCT CGGCAGAGACAGCAAATGAATCCCAGCCATTCAAATACGTCCAAGGGATGAACGTCCTCTCTGCTCCCTTCCTGTTCACCCTGCCCTCTCAGCTCGAAGCTTTTCAGTGTTTCTCAACGTTCATCGAGAACGGTTGTCCACTCTACGTACAGCCGTCTTTGAAAGGTGTCCACAAGGGTCTTACC CTGCTGGATAGGTGTTTAGAGGTCGTTGACCCCGAGCTATATGATAGATTAGCGAGCAAGAACCTTAAAGCAGAGATTTATGCTTTCCCAT TCATGACATTCTGCGCTTGTACTCCGCCCTTGGAAGAAGTCCTTCGCCTATGGGA TTTCCTCTTGGCATTCGGCTTGCATCTCAACATACTCTGTGTTATTGCCCAATTATTGCTTATACGTCAAGACCTGATGGATTCACCCTC ACCGATGAAAATCCTCCGAACATTCCCTTCGCTAGATGCACGGCCCGTCATCGGCGTGACCGTTGCCCTCGTAAAAGATATACCGGAAGAGCTGTACCGAGAACTGGTAGCTCATCCTTTCTCCTGTTAA